GGAGACGGTGACCAGCGACCACGGCGCCGTCTACAAAAGCCACCACTTCGTCCAGGCTGCGGCGAGGCTGGGGATCGATTTGCTGCCGGCGCGGGCGATGCGGCCGCAGGACAAAGCCGCCTGCGAGCGGACCTTCGCCGGAATCCAGCGGCTGCTGCTGGAGCTCCTCCTCGGCTACCGCGGCGCCGACCCGGAGGGCGACGCGACCTGGACGCTGTCGGAGACGGAGCACCTGCTGGCCACTTGGAACGTGAAGGTCTGGCAGAACCGACGTATCGACCAGTACGCGCCAGCCTGCGATCCGGGCGGGCGGCACAGCCCGAGCACGCTCTTCGCCGCCGCTGCCGCGCGGGATGGGGGGATCTGCCTGGAGATCCCGCCGCCGGAGCTCTACTACGAGCTGCTGCCCGTGCACTTCGTACGGATCGACACTCGGCGAGGCGTGAAGATCGGCGGCCTCTGGTACGGCGCCCGCAGCCCGGTCCTCGAACCGTATCGGGGCCGTCTGTCGGGCCGGGGCGGGCGGCACGCGGGGAAGTGGGCCGTGCACCGCGATCCCCGGGACTGCCGGCAGATCCTTGTCGAGCTGGACGGGGCCCGGCAGGAGCGGCTTTGGAATGGGCTCCCGCCCGGCGAGGAGGTGCCGGCGTTTTCCGACGCCCGCGTCGGGGATGGCCTTCGGCAGGCGGCCAAGGCCGGGCTCAAGCCTCGCAGCGATGCCGAACTGCTGCCGGCGCTCCTCGGCTTGGTGGCCGCCAAGACGCCGGTGGATACCTGACCGACCCAGATGACCCGGCAGCAGAAGACCGACCGTGCGCGAGCACTCGCCCGGGCGAGTGCCGCCGCCCTTGACCGGCCTGCACCGGTTCCGCCACCAGGGCCGTCACCGCAAGAGGCACGAGCTTTGCACCGGCAGGCGACCGCCTGCGTGGAGGCAGACCGGCGCCGCCGCCGTATGGCCGCGGTCCCCGTTCCCCCGCCGCTCCTGGCCGATTCCATCAGGGCCAACAACCTCTTCCCGCTGCCCGACGAAGCGGCAAGACATGCCACGGGAGGTAGGCCCGGACCGGGCGGAGGATCGGTCATGACGCGAATCGGCACCGGCCTCAGGCTGGTGACACCCGCGGCGCGAGACCAGGCCGCAGGCTGGGACACGTGGCGGCGGGCACGGCACGCCTTCGTACCAGCGCCGCTGCGGTCGCTCGGGCACCGGCGGGCGATGAGCGCGCGGGAGCGATCCGCCTACGACCTGCACCGGATGGCCACCCACGCCACCCTTCCGCTGCTCAACACCCCGATGAGCCTGAGGATGGACCGGCTGCTGAGCGCCCGGATCCGAACGAACGCCTTCAACGTCAAGCCGTCCACCCGCACGTCGGCACTGTTCAGCTGGGCAACGAGAAGGGCCGTACGCTCCGCGACCCGCTCGCCCAAGGCGTTATGCAGGGTGCGCTGCACGCTGCTGAGGGGAAATGTTCCTCCCAGTGGGTCGTCGCGCCGACCGTGGAGGCCGCCCGGCGTGGCAGCCGAGGTCGTCCTCTCGGCCGGCGCTGACCAGCCGGTCCCACGGCTTTCCCTCACGAGCAGGTCCTCCTCCGCGACGCCCACCAGTTGGAGTTGTCTTCTCGGCGCGCCGTCCGCCGTATCCGTACGCAGGGACCCATACCGGTGACGAGGTGAGCACCTTCCACGTGGGCCACCTCCAGGGCGTCGACACCGAAGTCTCGATCTGACCCACGACGCACGAACCCAGTGCTCCTCGTCGACCGGACCGTCATGTTCCAACGGACCAGTTCGGCACAGAGCCCATGGCGGCACAGCATTTCACTGCGGGGATCCGCAGATTCAGCGGCCATTTCGTTGTGGGCTGCACGTGCCTGGAGGCCGTGGATGGCCTGGGCGCGTTCGAGATCGTATGCGCTGGCGTCTGGCAGGGTGAGCGCTGCCTGGAACTGCTGCCGGGCTTCGTCCCGGCGCCCGGCCGTGAGGTGGGCACGGCCGGCGCGGCGGCTACGGGCGTCCGCTCACCCCGAAGCAACGCCTGCAGGCCTTGCACGCTGGTCCGCGCCGGTGCCCGTCGTCATCGACACTATGCCCTCCTCGTGCATCCCGCTCAGCTCAGCGGGTTCTGTAAGTGCCCCCGTTCACGTGCAGCACCTGTCCCGTGATGTGACGGGCTCCGGAAGAGGCGAGGAAGGCGGCCGTGGTGGCGACGTCGGCGGGGGTGCCGGCGCGGCCCGTCGCCGTGGCGGCGACGAGGGAGGTGCGGCGGGCTTCCGGGAGGCGGTCGCGGAAGAACTCCGTGTCGGCGATGTAGCCGGGCGAGACGACGTTCGCGGTGATGCCGCGTGGGCCGAGCTCGCGGGCCAGATCAAGGTTCCAGGCGGCGAGCCCCGCCTTGGCGGCCCCGTAGGAGCCGGCGCCCTGGTCGGCGGCGATCGAGCCGATGTGGACGACCGCGCCGCCGGCGGCGAGGCGGTCGTCCAGCGCCTTCGTGGTCAGTGCGGCACTCACCAGGTTCGTGTCCAGGTTGGCGCGGAAGTCCCGGGCGTAGGCGGCCAGGTCCGTGGCTCCGTCGCTGTCGAGGTCGGTGTTTCCGCCCGCGTTGTTCACAAGGACGTCGATCCGGTCCGGCAGCTCCGACAGGAGGGTGGTGAGCGCCCGGGGATCGGTGTGGTCGCACACCAGCGCGCGCACGCCGGACTTCTCTGCCAGTTCGTGGAGCGGACCGGGGCGGCGACCAGTGACGATCACCGTCTCGCCCTGCTCCGCGAAGAGCCGGGCAGTCGCCCGGCCGATGCCCGTTCCGCCGCCGGTGACCACGATGGTGCGTGTCATATGCTGACTCCGATACTTTTCATTGAGGTCTAAATTTAGATCTAAACGTACAGGCAGGGGTGGGACTGTGGCAAAGGAGCCCCGGACGGCGAACGGCGAGGACGGGGCGGAGCGCGCTTCAGCGCTGGACATCGCCGCCGCATGGGAACGCGAGCGCCCTGGCACTCCGTCCGACTCGATCGGGATCGTCACGCCCATCTGGCAGCTCGCCAAGCTCTTCGGCGACGACCGGCGCCGGGTACTGGCACGCGCCGAGGTGGACTCCGCGACCCTCGACCTGCTCAGCGTGCTGCGCCGCAGCGGCCACCCGTACACCCTGAGTACCCGCGAACTCGCGCGGCGCGCCCTGGTCACGGCGGGAGCCATTTCCCAACGGGTGGCCCGTGCCGAGCGGGAAGGCCTGGTGACCCGGCAGTCCGGCACCGGCCGCCCCCGTACTGTCCAGGTCACCCTGACCACGGCCGGGCACGACCTTGTCGAGGTCACTGTGGACCAAGTGCTGCTGCGTGAGGCCGAATTGATCGGAGGGCTCACGCCCGACCAGCGGAACAGGCTGACAGAGCTGCTCCATCTCCTGCTGACGGATGTACAGCAGCGCATCGGCGACGACCGCATCACTCAGGTGGGTGGCGAGGAGTGACGAGCGCTCGGGCCGTTGGGAACGGTACCCGCTACGGCGAAGCGGGTGTCCCACAGCTCGATGAGCAGGCCGATGAGGGAGCGGCCGGACAGGACTGGCGCGATCTGGTCACCGGCCCGGTTCTGGGCATCGCCCGAATCACCGAGTCCGTGGGGTTGGAAAGGACATCAGGTGCGCAGAGCGGTAATGGCATCCTCGGTGGTTGGCTTCAGGGTGAAGACTTGGTCCAGACCGACGATGCTGAAGACGCGCAGCAGATGGGTGCTCGCCCCCGCGACGTTCAGTTGGGTGCCGCTTGCCTGGGCGCGCTGGTAGGCGGTCACCAGCACGGTGATGCCGGTGGAATCGCAGTAGGTCAAGCCGGATAGATCGAGTACCAGGCCGGTGTCGGGAGTGAGAGCGATCTCGTTGAGGGCTTCCCGGAAGCTGGGAGAGGTGTGGTGGTCGAGTTCGCCGGAGACGGTCAGGACGAAGACACCGGCGGGGTGATGGTGGGTGGTCAAAGTCAGGGTCTGGTCGCTCACCGGGTCTCCTGTGCGGGTGCGGTACGGGGTATGGGGACGGACAGGGCCAGTAGGGCCGTGTCATCGTTGACGCCCGGACCCAAGTGGTCCAGGAGTCTTTGGATTCCTGCAAGCAGATCGTCCGCGTCGTGCCAGGTGCCGGCTGCCAGATGCGCGGCCAGACCCTCGTCCTCGAGTCTGTCCCCGCTCGGTGTGCGGGCTTCGGTGAGACCGTCGGTGTACAGCAGCAGGGCGTCCCCCGGGCCGAGGCGTGTTGAGGTCTGGGTGAAGCGGGGTTCGGGCAGCATGCCGATGAGTTGGCCGCCGACGGTGGATATGGGGTTGATGCTGCCGTCGGCGCGTACAGCCAGGGCCGGGGGGTGGCCTCCGCCGGCGAGCGTGAGCGTGAAGGAGCCGTCTTCCGCCGGCTGCAGGATGCCGAAGATCGCAGTGCAGTAGCGGGGGTCGGTTCCCTGGTACTCGCCTTTCAGGACGCTGTCGAGGTTGGACAGGACCGTGCAGGGGTCGGGGTCGTAGATCGCGGCGGCGCGCAGCGTGTAGCGGGTGAGTGAGGTGAGGGCTGCTGCTCCGGCGCCTTTGCCACAGACGTCGCCGAGGAAGAAGGCCCAGCGGCCGTCGTCGAGGGGGAACAGGTCGTAGAAGTCGCCGCCGACCTCGTCGGCCGAAGCGGTGTGGTAGGCGGCGGCCGCGTGGAGGCCGGGGACCTTGGGCAGCGCGGAGGGCAGGAGGGTTCGCTGGAGTGTGCGCGCGAGGCGTTCGGCGGCGGCGCGCATCTGCCGTTCGGCGGCGACCGTGAGTATGGCCGACAGACGCATCTCCAGCTGGTCCATCACCAGGGCTGCGAGGTTCGCCAGGGCTGCGAGTTGCTCTTCGGTCGGCTGGCGGGGCTGGCTGTCGAGCACGTTGACGGTGCCCAGGTGGTAGCCGTCGGGGGTGGTAATGGGAGCGGCGGCATAGAACCGCACGTCCAGTTCTCCGAGGGTGGTGGCGGTGGTGGTGCGGGGGTCGGTGAGTGTGTCCGTGACGACGTAGGGGGCGCCGTGCAGGATGGCGGAGGAGCACAGCCCGGGGGTGCGGCCGGTCTCGGTGACGTTGCCCAGTCCGTCAGTGGCTTTGAACCACACGCGGTCGCTGTCGACGATGGTGATGGCGGCGGCGGGCGCGTGGAAGATCTGGGCGGCGAGGGTGGCGATTCTGTCGAACGATCCGTCGGGCGGGGTGTCCAGTACGTGATAGCGGTGTACTGCGGCAAGGCGCCGCGTCTCGTCGGTGGGCCGGGGTGCCGGGTCCGGGCGCAAGGCAGTGCCGGTCTGTGTCACCGTCGCCCTCTCAAGTCACTGTGCGTGCCCACTTTCAGGGCGACTGTCTTATCCTACTGATCCGGCCACGTGACTCGGTAGAGGTGACGGCTCCGCCGGGATGGGGGCGTCGCGTCGCCGGAGGCGAACGGATTTCCCGCTCCGCCCCGGGCCGCGAGGACCACGGGTGCTGGTGACCTGGTTGTGAGCGCGTCGAGTACGTATGGGGGCTTCGGGTAGCCGCCTACTGGAGGAAGGGGTGCAGAGTGGCGGTATCGGAAGGCTCCGGGGGCCGGGCGGCGGCCGGGGACGATGTGTTCTCCGCGGACGTCGAAGTCGGGAAGGACCTTGGCGCGGTGGACTGGGCGACGCACCCTCTTGGACTGCCGGCTCTCTGGCCGCAGAGTCTGCGGACCGCGGTAAGCATTCTGCTCTCGTCACGTTTCTCCATGTGGATGGCGTGGGGGCCGGAACTGACGTTCTTCTGCAATTCCGCCTACCGGCGGGACACGCTGGGCAGCAAGTACCCCTGGGCGCTGGGACGGCCGGCGAGCGAGGTGTGGGCGGAGATCTGGGACGATATCGGCCCGCGAATCGACACTGTGCTGGGCACGGGCGACGCCACCTGGGATCAGGCCCTGCTGCTCTTCGTCCAGCGGTCGGGCTACCCGGAGGAGTCCTACCACACCTTCTCCTACAGTCCCCTGCGCGACGACACCGGCCATGTGGTCGGGATGCTGTGCGTGGTCAGTGAGGACACCGAACGGGTCATCAGTGAGCGGCGGATGGCCACGCTGCGGGACCTGGGTTCGGACCCCAGCGTGGTACGCACCGAAGAAGAGATGCTGGCCTTCTCCGGACGACAGCTCAGCCGTAACCAGGCCGACCTCCCCTTCGCGCTGACCTACCTCTACGACGACGACGGCAGCGCCCGGCTGGCGAACACCGTCGGCATCGCGGCCGGGCACCCGGCTGCCCCGGCGAGTCTGCCGGCGGGCGGGACCGATGGACCGTGGCCCGTAGCCGCGCTCTCCCAGGGAGAATCGACGCTCGTCGCACTCGAGGCGAAGCCTTTCGCCGGGCTCCCAACGGGGGTCTGGGCCGAACCGCCCACCCACGCGCTTGTGGTGCCGCTGTTGCAACAAGGCGGCGCGCCCTACGGATTCCTCGTCGCCGGACTCAACCGGCACCGGCCGCTCGACGAAGTCTACCGAGGCTTCGTCGAACTGGTAGCGGGCCATATCGCCGCAGGAATCGCGAGCGCCCGCAGCTACCGGGCTCAGCAGCAGCGCGCCGAGGAACTTGCCGAGCTGGACAGGGCGAAGACCACCTTCTTCTCCAACATCAGCCACGAGTTCCGCACTCCGCTCACCCTGATCATGGGCCCACTCGAGGAGTTGCGCGGCCTGCTGGCGCAGGAGGGTCCGGAGGTGCGTCAGGAACTCGAGACGATCCACCGCAACGGACTTCGGATGGGCAAGCTCGTCAACACCTTGCTGGACTTCTCCCGCATCGAAGCCGGGCGGATGCAGGCGACCTACGAGCCCGCTGACCTTGCCGCCGTCACCTCCGAACTGGCCAGTGTCTTCCGCTCCGCCATCGACCGAGCCGGGCTCGGTTTCACCGTCGACTGCCCTGCCCTCGACGAGCCGGTGTACATCGACCGCGGCATGTGGGAGAAGGTGGTGCTCAACCTTCTCAGCAACGCGCTGAAGTTCACCTTCGAAGGCTCGATCGCCGTGTCGGTCCGAGCGGCGAACGGACAGGCGGTGGTGACCGTCAAGGACACCGGCATCGGCGTCCCGGCGCAGGAGATGCCCCGGCTGTTCGAACGCTTCCACCGTATCGAGAACGTCCGCTCCCGCTCCAACGAGGGCAGTGGCATCGGCCTCGCCCTCGTCCAGGAGCTCGTGGGCCTGCACGGCGGCACAATCACTGCCGACAGCACCGAGGGCGAAGGCACCAGCTTCACTATCCGTCTTCCGTTCGGGACCACCCACCTGCCCGCCGACGCTTTCACTCCCCCGGCCGGCACCATTGCGTCGCCCTCCGCCGCCGCCCCGTACGTGCAGGAGGCCATGCGATGGCTACCGGGAGAGGAACGCGCCCGCGCAACGGCCGGTAGCGGCGACACCGTCACCGAACCGGTCACCGGACCTGGCATCCCTGCCCAGGTGCTCGTCGCCGACGACAACGCCGACATGCGTGAGTACCTGTCCCGGTTGCTGTCAGGAGCGGGTTACGACGTCCGGGCTGTCACCGACGGGATGGAAGCACTCGACGCGATTCGCACCCAAGCCCCCGACATGGTGGTCAGCGACGTGATGATGCCGCGCCTGGACGGCCTGTCCCTGGTCGCGGCCCTGCGGACCGACCCTCGCACCGCAGCCGTCCCCGTGCTGCTGCTGTCCGCCCGGGCCGGGCAGGAAGCATCGATCGAGGGACTCCAAGCCGGAGCCGACGACTACCTCGTCAAACCGTTCGCCGCCGCCGAACTCCTCGCCAGGGTCCGGGCCAACGTCGAACTGGCGCGCCTGCGCAACCACCACGCCCGCTGGCGCACCGCGCTCGTCGACTCCCTGCAGGAAGCGTTCTTCGTCTGCGACGAGGACGGCGCGGTCATCGAAATCAACACCGCCTTCACCGACATCCTCGGGTACGGCCCCGAAAACCTCCCCTACGCCCCGACGCACCCTTGGTGGCCGGACACCGAAACCGAACCGGAAGCCCACCAACAGGTCGCCGACGCCTTCGCGGGCCTCCTCGACCAGAGCCAGGGCAACCACACCATCCCCGTCACACACCGCGACGGACACCGCCTGTGGATCAGTGCCACATTCAATCCGGCCCAGGACCCCGACAGCGGGCGCACCGTCACCGTCGGAACCTTCCGCGATGCCACCGCGGACCACTACGCCATCCAGCGCGAAACCGCCCTCGCATCCCTCAGTACCTGTCTGACCCAGGCCGAGGACCTGCCAGAAGCGCTGAGCACCGCCTTGGCCGAACTGAAGGAACTGTGGCACGCCTCGTCCGTGCTGGCCGCAGTCTTCGACCGCGGCGACACACCCACCCTGACCACCACCGAACAGGGCCTGCACTGGCAACAGCTGTCTGCGGACCGCCGCCAAGCCCTCACCGTTCTGCGTGAGCGCCCTCTTCTCACCCCCACCGTGGACAGCACAGGGGCCGGTATCATCCTGGAGCACCCCGACGGCCCGATGGCACTGTGGGTCGACCTCGGCAACGAGCGGCCCTTCACCAGTGAGGACGAGCTGCTGCTGTCGCTGCTGGCCGGACACCTCGCCCAGGGCCTGACCCGAGCTCACCAGATCGACCAGCAGCGCGAGATCGCCCTCGTACTGCAGCGCGCGATCCTCGGCCCCTCCCAACTTCCCGAAGGCTTCGCCGTTCGCTACGAACCGGCCACCCGCCCCTTGGAGGTCGGTGGGGACTGGTACGACACGGTGTCCCTGCCTGACGGGCGCATAGGCATCGTCGTGGGCGACTGCGTAGGCCGCGGGCTGGGCGCGGCCACCGTGATGGGCCAGCTGCGCAGCGCCTGCCGCGCGCTGCTGCTCCAGGACGGAAGCCCCGCCCGAGCCCTCATGGCGCTGGACCACTTCGCGGCCGGCGTCCCCGGCGCGTTGTGCACGACCGTTTTCTGCGGTGTCCTCGACCCCAACACCGGCCATCTGACGTACTCGAGCGCCGGCCACCCACCGGGCATCCTTGCTCTCCCCGACGGCACAACATCACTGCTGGAGGGCGGCAGGTACGCCCCTCTCGCCGTCCGACCCGGTACCGCCCGCCCGGAGGCAGAATGCGACGTCCCCGCCCGGGCCACGCTGCTGCTGTACACCGACGGTCTCGTCGAACGCCGAAGGCGTCCGCTGACGACCGGCATCCACCAAGCTGGCGAAGCCGTCCAGGCAGGCCGCGAGAGCGCCGTCGACGACCTCGCCACGCAGGTCATGGAACGCCTTGCTCCGACCGGAGGCTATGACGACGACGTCGCCCTGTTGCTGTACCGGCACCCAGCCCCGCTGGAAGTGACCTTTCCCGCCGAGTCGGAACAGCTTGCCCCGGTCCGCAAGGCGCTGCGCACCTGGCTGGACCAGTGCGACCTGCCGCCCCACACCGTACAGAACGTCCTGGTCGCCGCCGGTGAAGCGTGTGCCAACGCCATCGAGCACGGCCACCGCCACAGCCCGGGAGAGACGATCCGCCTCCGGGTTGAAGCGCTCGTGGACGATCTACATCTGTCCGTAGTGGACAGCGGCAACTGGAAACCCCCGCAGCCCGAACTCAACACCCACCGCGGCCGAGGCGTCACGCTGATGCGCGCACTCATGCAGCAGGTCACCATCACCCCAAGCCCCAACGGCACCACCGTCGGCATGCATACGAGGATCGCCTGATGACCACACCGCTCACCCTCACAGCCCGCAATCGATCCGACGGGACACCGTTGCTGAAGGCCGTCGGCGAGATCGACATGAGCAACACCGACGCGCTGACCGCCGCTCTCGATGCCACCACAGGCCCACTCATCATCGACCTCACCGAAGTCGAGTACCTCGACAGCGCCGGACTGAGCGTCTTGTTCGCTCACGCCGACCGCCTCGAACTCATCGCGGGCCCCCTCCTGACGCCTGTCCTGACGGTCTCCGGACTCGCGGATCTCACCACCACTCACGGCCCGGGCGATTAGGGCGTCTCTTTCGGATCATGGCTAAGGGCTGTCCCGCAAATCCCGGTGGATCAGCGTGCGGCGTCAGATGCGGTGCATCGCACGGCGGAGGGACGTCCGCATACTGGACGTATGGGGACGTTCCGACAACGCGGCGAGGTGCCGTAGCTGTCGCCGCGCGCCCGCCGGGAATTGCGGGACAGCCCTTAGGCGGCATCCCACTCTGATTGAGGCCGGGCGCGGGCGTGCTCAGAGGGTCACACAAGCGCCGCCGTGCCGCGGCGCCAAGGCCGTTGGACGGCTGCAACAGAGGCGAGCAGCGCGGGGGCGCCCGAGCTGGCTCGCGCTCAGCGCACGTGATGCTGGATCCATTGATTCCCCGGTGAGTTTCGGGCGGGTCAGTCCTGTGGTCCGGGCGAGTTCCGTGATGGCGGGGGCGAAGTGGTGTGTGGTGTCGGGTCCGGCGTGTGGTTCCTGGCTGGTGCTGCGGATGGTGAGGGTGTCGCCGCGGCGGGCAAGGTCGGCGCGGCCGAGGAGGCGGCCGTTGGCGAGGGGGCAGACGTAGTAGCCGTGCAGGCGGCGGTGGGCGGGTTTGTAGGCCTCGAAGACCTGGTTGAAGTCGAAGAGGCGCTGGACGCGGGGCCGGTACCAGATGAGGTTGTCGAACGGGCCGAGCATCACAGGTGCGTGGTGCGGCCGCGGCGTGCGGGGGAGGGCGTCCGGGGCCGCCCAGGCAGGACCCCAGCCCTGGACCCGGACGGGGACGAGGCCGGTGTCCGGCAGGATCGGGGCGGCGACCGTGACGGGGATGCGGAAGCAGTCGGCCAGGTCGTCGACGGTGGCGGCGCCGAGCGCTGCTCCGGCGTGGCCCACGAGCTGGGTCAGGCACGCACGGTCGGATTCTCGTCGGCCTGGCCTGCGGCTGCGAACCTTGACGGATGTGTTCGCACACGCCCAGGCCGAAGGCATAGAGCTGCGGCTGGGCGCCACCGAGGTCCAGGTCCGCCGTCCCCGGCCAGCCGCGGCGGACGCCGGGCTTTCGTCTCGGGGAAGGAGAAGCAGAACACGATGAAGGCCACTGTCGTCGCGCACGATGTGGGCCGCACACTCTGGACCGATGCCCTGCGACCAGGGCGGATGCATGACGCGACCGTCGCACGCAACGAAGGCATCGGTACCTGTTTCCAACACTTCTCCGACGTGGAGGTGCTCCTGGACGACAGCTACCTCGGGCTCCGTCGCGATCAACCCGGCCAAGCGGTGACCCCGCCCAGGACGGGAAACAAGATCAACCCGTCGAACACGCCCTCGCCGACCACAAACACTGGAAGCAACTGACCCGCTGAACCCACCGCCGAGAGAACCTGCCCGCCACCTACCGGGCCATCGCAGGCCTCGTCTCCGACCGCACCACCACCGGCTGACAAAAACCCCAGGTCAGGCACCCCATGTTCTCCAACGCAATCACGCACCAGCTCGCTAGTCGGCTGCCGCCGCGCTGTGTGCTAAGCGGGGGCCTGGTCGCTCTGGGCCCCGAGTTGGAACACGACGCCCTGGTGGAGCGCTCAGGCGGTCCGCTAGTGGTCGGTGGGCACCCAAATGCCATGCCGACAGGGCCTGAAGTCCACGAGAACCGCAGAGCGCCCGTCGATAGTGGGGTCCTCGACACATGACACGACGCTTTCCGGGCGCTCGTCACAGATCGGACATGACACGAGCGCGGGGTAGTCAGGTTGCTGAAGGACTCCGAGGAGTACCTCCTCATCCCTGCGCAGCAAAGCTGCCGCGAGGCCAGTCAGCCACGCAGCTGTCATGCGAATGCGGTTCACCACTTTTCCTCCGGGTGCTGACGTGGTGCCGGGGGTATGCGGGCGGAGTCACGGGGTATCGCTGGCTGGTCGTCCTGCCACACCAGCGGCCGTCGACGTCGGGCGCATAGATGCCGCTGCCGCCCGGGAAGGTGCAGCCGTCGTCGGGAAGCGCAACCCAGGGGTCCTCATCATCCGTGAGGGTCACGGAGGTGGCCCATCCACTGGTCCGCCGTGCAGTTCGACCGCTATCGAGATGATGTTGTCGCTCATGCCGCTCTTCTGCCCCGATAGGTACAGACCAATTATTGAGGGCCTGCCGACAAGAGCCGTTTCTTACCGGCCGCCTATGCCTGGACCATCAAGCGGAACAAGGTCATCGACCACACCCACACCCACCGCCCCGCTGATCGAGGACGCAGCCTTCGGCACTGTCGCCCTGCGCGACGCCATCGGCCCCATCGGCCAGATCACCGAATCCCTCCCCCTCTTCCGTGCCTTGCGCCAGCTCACCAACCGCCAGTCCGGCCCGTGTCCATGGGCAAAAGGTCATCGCTCTTCTGCTGATTCGAATTGAACACGCGGTTGTACACGTCGGTCACGCTGGGGTGACGCAGCCCTCGACCCCAGGCGGAGCGCCGCCGTCGCCCACCAAGGCGATCTTTGCGCCCTCAGCGTTCAGGCCGGCCTGGATGCGCCGTACTACCTCCTCGATGATCCGCGGCAGAAAGGTGGCGACCTGCACGGGCGTCGCGGGACCCCGAGCAGCACACACACCTGGAAGCACTCGGGCTCAAGCCCGGACCGAGAGCGCCCCGGCCCGGATGGGGGCCAGGATGTGTGCTGGCGGGGCATTGCCGCGGTCGCCCAGTACGCCCAGCGCGAAGGACACCCTTCGCATCCCCCGCCGCACACATCCTGGCCACGTTGCTGTCCTGGCACGTGGCCAAGGCCTGCCATGACCTCGGTGGTGACGAGAGGTCGGCGATGATGCACGCCCGCGCCGCCGGCGTGAGTGCCGAGCAGGCCGAGCACCCCGCGCTGCAGCGGCCGACGTCGGCGGAGCCCGGGTGGCGAGCGGTTCGGCGTACTCCCGCTCAGCCGCGGCGTGGGCACGGGCGCGCTCGGCGCTGTAGCGGTGCTCCTCGGCAAGTTGCGGCTCGGCACCGGTGAGTTCCTCGTACAGCGCGGCGGTCTCGTCGTCCAGATCGGCCTGCCGCACCGGCACCGCCGCGCGGGCATCCGGGCGGGCATCCGGGCGGGCGCCTCCTTCGGAGAACAGTCGCAGTTCGTCGTCCAGGGGGCGAGCTGCTCTTGGAGCGGCGCCAGCAGCGCGTTCCCGGCGGGCGGCCTCGGCGGCCGCCGAGGCCGCCCGGGAAACGCACGGCGTCCAGGCCGGAAATGACCCCGTCCCGACGGTAACCGGAATGTCGGTCAGCGTGCAGCCGGTCCAGCCCGTGGGCGGCTGTCAGGACGGAGTCCTCATTGTCCGACGGGTACACGGCT
The nucleotide sequence above comes from Streptomyces sp. NBC_01116. Encoded proteins:
- a CDS encoding SDR family NAD(P)-dependent oxidoreductase, with the protein product MTRTIVVTGGGTGIGRATARLFAEQGETVIVTGRRPGPLHELAEKSGVRALVCDHTDPRALTTLLSELPDRIDVLVNNAGGNTDLDSDGATDLAAYARDFRANLDTNLVSAALTTKALDDRLAAGGAVVHIGSIAADQGAGSYGAAKAGLAAWNLDLARELGPRGITANVVSPGYIADTEFFRDRLPEARRTSLVAATATGRAGTPADVATTAAFLASSGARHITGQVLHVNGGTYRTR
- a CDS encoding MarR family winged helix-turn-helix transcriptional regulator, yielding MAKEPRTANGEDGAERASALDIAAAWERERPGTPSDSIGIVTPIWQLAKLFGDDRRRVLARAEVDSATLDLLSVLRRSGHPYTLSTRELARRALVTAGAISQRVARAEREGLVTRQSGTGRPRTVQVTLTTAGHDLVEVTVDQVLLREAELIGGLTPDQRNRLTELLHLLLTDVQQRIGDDRITQVGGEE
- a CDS encoding STAS domain-containing protein; this encodes MSDQTLTLTTHHHPAGVFVLTVSGELDHHTSPSFREALNEIALTPDTGLVLDLSGLTYCDSTGITVLVTAYQRAQASGTQLNVAGASTHLLRVFSIVGLDQVFTLKPTTEDAITALRT
- a CDS encoding PP2C family protein-serine/threonine phosphatase translates to MTQTGTALRPDPAPRPTDETRRLAAVHRYHVLDTPPDGSFDRIATLAAQIFHAPAAAITIVDSDRVWFKATDGLGNVTETGRTPGLCSSAILHGAPYVVTDTLTDPRTTTATTLGELDVRFYAAAPITTPDGYHLGTVNVLDSQPRQPTEEQLAALANLAALVMDQLEMRLSAILTVAAERQMRAAAERLARTLQRTLLPSALPKVPGLHAAAAYHTASADEVGGDFYDLFPLDDGRWAFFLGDVCGKGAGAAALTSLTRYTLRAAAIYDPDPCTVLSNLDSVLKGEYQGTDPRYCTAIFGILQPAEDGSFTLTLAGGGHPPALAVRADGSINPISTVGGQLIGMLPEPRFTQTSTRLGPGDALLLYTDGLTEARTPSGDRLEDEGLAAHLAAGTWHDADDLLAGIQRLLDHLGPGVNDDTALLALSVPIPRTAPAQETR
- a CDS encoding SpoIIE family protein phosphatase → MAVSEGSGGRAAAGDDVFSADVEVGKDLGAVDWATHPLGLPALWPQSLRTAVSILLSSRFSMWMAWGPELTFFCNSAYRRDTLGSKYPWALGRPASEVWAEIWDDIGPRIDTVLGTGDATWDQALLLFVQRSGYPEESYHTFSYSPLRDDTGHVVGMLCVVSEDTERVISERRMATLRDLGSDPSVVRTEEEMLAFSGRQLSRNQADLPFALTYLYDDDGSARLANTVGIAAGHPAAPASLPAGGTDGPWPVAALSQGESTLVALEAKPFAGLPTGVWAEPPTHALVVPLLQQGGAPYGFLVAGLNRHRPLDEVYRGFVELVAGHIAAGIASARSYRAQQQRAEELAELDRAKTTFFSNISHEFRTPLTLIMGPLEELRGLLAQEGPEVRQELETIHRNGLRMGKLVNTLLDFSRIEAGRMQATYEPADLAAVTSELASVFRSAIDRAGLGFTVDCPALDEPVYIDRGMWEKVVLNLLSNALKFTFEGSIAVSVRAANGQAVVTVKDTGIGVPAQEMPRLFERFHRIENVRSRSNEGSGIGLALVQELVGLHGGTITADSTEGEGTSFTIRLPFGTTHLPADAFTPPAGTIASPSAAAPYVQEAMRWLPGEERARATAGSGDTVTEPVTGPGIPAQVLVADDNADMREYLSRLLSGAGYDVRAVTDGMEALDAIRTQAPDMVVSDVMMPRLDGLSLVAALRTDPRTAAVPVLLLSARAGQEASIEGLQAGADDYLVKPFAAAELLARVRANVELARLRNHHARWRTALVDSLQEAFFVCDEDGAVIEINTAFTDILGYGPENLPYAPTHPWWPDTETEPEAHQQVADAFAGLLDQSQGNHTIPVTHRDGHRLWISATFNPAQDPDSGRTVTVGTFRDATADHYAIQRETALASLSTCLTQAEDLPEALSTALAELKELWHASSVLAAVFDRGDTPTLTTTEQGLHWQQLSADRRQALTVLRERPLLTPTVDSTGAGIILEHPDGPMALWVDLGNERPFTSEDELLLSLLAGHLAQGLTRAHQIDQQREIALVLQRAILGPSQLPEGFAVRYEPATRPLEVGGDWYDTVSLPDGRIGIVVGDCVGRGLGAATVMGQLRSACRALLLQDGSPARALMALDHFAAGVPGALCTTVFCGVLDPNTGHLTYSSAGHPPGILALPDGTTSLLEGGRYAPLAVRPGTARPEAECDVPARATLLLYTDGLVERRRRPLTTGIHQAGEAVQAGRESAVDDLATQVMERLAPTGGYDDDVALLLYRHPAPLEVTFPAESEQLAPVRKALRTWLDQCDLPPHTVQNVLVAAGEACANAIEHGHRHSPGETIRLRVEALVDDLHLSVVDSGNWKPPQPELNTHRGRGVTLMRALMQQVTITPSPNGTTVGMHTRIA